The following coding sequences lie in one Deltaproteobacteria bacterium genomic window:
- a CDS encoding thioredoxin family protein — protein sequence MGHIKIFTKGECPRCPAAKEIGGFLQQEGLPVLYYDLETPDGLAEAAFYSVLSTPTIVVEDEDERVLAGWRGSVPTLQEIQRVIRAQWS from the coding sequence ATGGGACATATCAAGATCTTCACCAAGGGCGAGTGCCCCAGGTGCCCTGCAGCCAAGGAAATCGGCGGCTTTCTTCAACAGGAGGGGCTCCCGGTCCTCTACTATGACCTGGAGACCCCCGATGGTCTAGCCGAGGCCGCCTTCTACAGTGTGTTATCCACCCCCACCATCGTCGTCGAAGACGAGGATGAAAGGGTCCTGGCGGGTTGGCGGGGATCAGTCCCCACCCTGCAGGAGATCCAGAGGGTGATCAGAGCCCAATGGAGCTGA
- the lon gene encoding endopeptidase La, producing the protein MEEEKEKVLGVSDEGEAPKIPPELPLLLMEDMVIYPYTLVPLIIKDPSLIAAVDDALSHERIVGAFMLKDKEKGGFYQSGSAMLIHRMLKFPDGSMRMLVQGLAKIAIEKMTQDDPFHKAQIRVLEERGEKDERVEALMRTVLGQYQKMINLVPYIPDELQAVAMNIEDPLRLVYFIATLIKMNPEDKQEILDLNSAEAKLKRVSSILQREVELLELGTKIQDEVQDKMTQTQREYFLREQLKAIKKELGEEDEVQIEVKELREKMEVADLPDYVMKEAERELSRLEKVPTASPEYGVIRTYLGWLIELPWNRETKDNMDLDRAKRILDEDHYDLKEVKERILEYLAVRKLREEMKGPILCFVGPPGVGKTSLGQSIARALERTFVRLSLGGMRDEAEIRGHRRTYIGALPGSIIQSIRRADSKNPVFMLDEIDKVGADFRGDPSSALLEVLDPEQNVAFRDHYIDLPFDLSKVFFITTANILETIHPALRDRMETLVLPGYTEHEKLGIAKKYLIPKQMGEHGLEATDVIFTDEGIKKIISSYTKEAGVRNLEREVARVCRKVAFKKGQGEEIGDTITPKNLREYLGPERYFPEVAMRTSRPGVATGLAWTEAGGDILFVEATKMPGKKGFSLTGQLGEVMQESAKAALSYVRTKAKELGIEKDFFEKFDLHVHVPAGAIPKDGPSAGITVACALASVLSGRPVRNDVAMTGEITLSGLVLPVGGIKEKVLAAKAAGIKKVILPARNRGDVEEISEELGQGLEFIFLESADEVFKVALTDSVGASQRQDKTLQ; encoded by the coding sequence ATGGAAGAAGAAAAAGAGAAAGTCTTAGGGGTAAGCGACGAAGGAGAGGCCCCTAAGATCCCTCCTGAGCTACCTCTTTTGCTCATGGAGGATATGGTCATATATCCTTACACCTTGGTCCCCTTGATCATTAAAGACCCCAGTCTCATTGCCGCTGTCGACGACGCCCTCTCCCACGAACGGATCGTCGGGGCCTTTATGCTTAAGGACAAGGAAAAAGGGGGATTTTACCAGTCAGGTTCGGCCATGCTCATCCACCGGATGCTGAAATTCCCCGATGGGAGCATGCGCATGTTGGTCCAGGGGTTGGCCAAAATCGCCATCGAGAAGATGACTCAGGATGACCCTTTTCACAAGGCCCAGATCCGGGTACTGGAGGAGCGGGGGGAGAAGGACGAAAGGGTGGAGGCCCTCATGCGGACTGTCCTGGGCCAGTACCAGAAGATGATCAACCTCGTCCCTTACATCCCCGATGAGCTCCAGGCGGTGGCCATGAACATAGAAGATCCCTTGCGCCTGGTCTACTTCATCGCCACTTTGATAAAGATGAATCCCGAGGATAAGCAGGAGATCCTTGATCTGAATTCTGCTGAGGCCAAGCTGAAGAGGGTATCCTCCATCCTTCAGAGGGAGGTGGAGCTACTGGAGCTAGGGACTAAGATCCAGGATGAGGTCCAGGACAAGATGACCCAGACCCAAAGGGAGTATTTCCTCCGAGAGCAGCTCAAGGCCATCAAGAAGGAGCTGGGGGAAGAGGATGAAGTTCAGATAGAGGTCAAGGAGTTACGCGAAAAGATGGAGGTAGCGGACCTCCCCGACTACGTAATGAAGGAGGCCGAGAGGGAATTAAGCCGCCTTGAAAAGGTCCCCACAGCCTCTCCCGAATATGGGGTTATTAGAACCTATCTAGGGTGGTTGATCGAACTCCCGTGGAATCGGGAAACAAAGGACAATATGGACCTGGACAGGGCCAAGAGGATCTTGGACGAAGACCACTACGACCTGAAAGAGGTGAAGGAGAGGATCCTCGAGTACTTGGCGGTGAGGAAGCTAAGAGAAGAGATGAAGGGCCCCATCCTCTGCTTTGTCGGTCCTCCTGGGGTGGGCAAAACCTCCTTAGGTCAGTCCATTGCCAGGGCATTAGAGAGAACGTTCGTGAGGCTCTCCCTCGGAGGGATGAGGGATGAGGCGGAGATCCGGGGACATCGTCGAACCTATATCGGGGCCCTACCAGGGAGTATCATCCAGAGCATCAGGAGGGCTGACTCGAAAAATCCAGTCTTCATGCTCGATGAGATCGACAAGGTGGGGGCCGATTTTCGCGGCGATCCATCCTCTGCCCTCTTGGAGGTCCTCGACCCAGAACAAAACGTCGCTTTCAGAGATCACTATATAGACCTCCCCTTTGACCTCTCCAAGGTCTTCTTCATCACCACCGCCAATATCCTGGAGACAATCCACCCCGCCTTAAGGGACAGGATGGAGACCCTGGTATTGCCCGGTTACACTGAACATGAAAAACTCGGCATCGCTAAAAAATATCTGATCCCCAAACAGATGGGGGAACATGGCTTGGAGGCGACAGATGTGATCTTCACAGACGAGGGGATAAAAAAGATCATCTCCTCTTATACCAAAGAGGCCGGGGTTAGAAACCTTGAGAGAGAGGTAGCTAGGGTCTGTCGCAAGGTGGCCTTCAAAAAAGGCCAGGGGGAGGAGATAGGGGACACCATCACCCCTAAAAACCTTCGTGAGTACCTGGGGCCAGAGCGTTATTTCCCCGAAGTGGCCATGCGCACCTCCCGCCCTGGAGTGGCTACAGGTTTGGCCTGGACCGAGGCAGGGGGCGACATCCTCTTCGTCGAGGCCACTAAGATGCCCGGCAAGAAGGGGTTTTCCCTCACTGGGCAATTGGGGGAGGTGATGCAGGAATCGGCCAAGGCGGCCCTGAGCTATGTGCGCACCAAGGCCAAGGAGCTAGGGATCGAAAAGGACTTCTTTGAAAAATTTGACCTGCACGTACATGTGCCCGCGGGCGCCATTCCCAAAGATGGACCCTCTGCAGGGATCACCGTCGCCTGCGCCCTTGCCTCTGTACTCTCAGGTCGGCCAGTGAGAAACGACGTGGCCATGACAGGGGAGATCACCCTCAGCGGTCTGGTCCTCCCGGTGGGGGGGATTAAAGAAAAGGTATTGGCGGCCAAGGCAGCGGGGATTAAGAAAGTAATCCTCCCGGCCCGAAACCGCGGCGATGTAGAGGAGATCAGTGAGGAACTGGGGCAAGGATTGGAGTTCATCTTTTTGGAATCCGCCGACGAGGTATTCAAGGTGGCCTTGACCGACTCAGTTGGGGCCTCCCAAAGACAAGATAAGACGTTGCAATAG
- a CDS encoding site-specific DNA-methyltransferase: MFSNIKPFYETEYGAAYLGDAKEILADKSLEGTIDLIVTSPPFALRRKKEYGNVEAAKYVSWFLEFARVFHRILKQKGSFVIHIGGSWNRGHPTRSLYHYELLIELSRIPGYEFSLAQEFFWYNPAKLPTPAEWVTVRRERVKDAVDCVWWLSKDPHPKASNLNVLQPYSESMEQLLKNGYKAKLRPSGHQISAKFNKRHNGAIPPNLLQIANTESNSRYLRACRQTGLKPHPARYPAGLPEFFIKMLTDEGDLIVDPFAGSNVTGEVCERLKRRWIAVDIVEEYLEGSKFRFDKFCMGEWIERSGQSSFFLQEQSEQYKKLSNG, encoded by the coding sequence ATGTTTTCTAATATCAAACCATTTTATGAGACCGAATATGGAGCAGCATATTTGGGGGATGCAAAAGAAATTCTTGCAGATAAATCCCTTGAGGGCACAATTGATCTTATAGTGACATCGCCCCCTTTTGCATTACGCCGTAAAAAAGAATACGGTAATGTCGAAGCAGCGAAATACGTTTCTTGGTTTCTGGAATTTGCTCGCGTTTTTCATAGGATTCTTAAACAAAAAGGCAGCTTCGTAATCCATATAGGAGGTAGTTGGAATCGTGGACATCCAACAAGGAGTCTTTATCACTACGAATTATTGATAGAACTATCTAGAATTCCTGGTTATGAGTTTTCCCTTGCACAGGAGTTCTTTTGGTATAATCCAGCAAAGCTTCCCACGCCGGCAGAATGGGTTACAGTCCGCCGGGAGCGAGTAAAGGACGCCGTGGATTGTGTATGGTGGCTTTCTAAAGACCCTCATCCAAAAGCAAGCAATTTGAATGTGTTACAACCGTACAGTGAAAGTATGGAGCAATTACTAAAAAATGGATATAAAGCCAAACTTCGTCCTAGTGGGCATCAGATATCCGCTAAATTTAATAAAAGGCACAATGGTGCAATTCCTCCTAATTTGCTTCAAATTGCAAACACAGAGAGTAATAGCCGGTACTTACGTGCATGTCGGCAAACTGGCTTAAAGCCACATCCTGCACGGTACCCAGCTGGCCTCCCAGAATTCTTCATCAAAATGCTAACCGATGAAGGTGATCTTATAGTGGACCCGTTCGCCGGATCGAACGTGACGGGAGAAGTTTGTGAACGTCTTAAACGCCGTTGGATAGCAGTCGATATCGTTGAAGAGTACTTAGAGGGATCAAAGTTTCGTTTCGATAAATTCTGCATGGGCGAATGGATTGAACGGAGTGGCCAGTCAAGCTTCTTCTTGCAAGAACAAAGTGAACAATACAAGAAGTTGAGTAATGGATAA
- a CDS encoding DNA-binding protein has translation MEQVRVKIRDTHLIRLPHGADLLEALTEQCRQRGITMGFVSVIGAVEGATIGYYDQKERVYRSSQIAGGLEITSCNGNISLKDGAVMVHAHILLSDDEGKTYGGHLMSPTTLFAGEALIQELEGEPLEREYDEVTGLFLWQGKG, from the coding sequence CTGGAGCAAGTAAGGGTGAAGATAAGAGATACCCATCTGATTAGACTACCTCATGGTGCGGACCTCCTGGAGGCACTCACCGAGCAATGCCGACAGAGGGGAATAACGATGGGATTTGTGTCGGTGATCGGGGCAGTGGAAGGGGCGACCATCGGATACTACGACCAAAAAGAGAGGGTCTATCGAAGCAGTCAAATCGCCGGGGGATTGGAGATCACCTCCTGCAACGGGAACATCTCTCTGAAGGATGGTGCCGTCATGGTCCATGCCCACATCCTCCTCTCTGATGATGAAGGAAAGACCTATGGGGGTCATCTCATGTCTCCCACCACCCTCTTCGCCGGAGAGGCCCTCATCCAAGAACTGGAAGGGGAACCCCTAGAGAGGGAGTACGATGAGGTGACCGGCCTATTTCTCTGGCAGGGAAAGGGATAA
- a CDS encoding PAS domain S-box protein — protein sequence MQGNSEEDRNVKVLLIEDNPGYAELMGVVLTKVRGDQFDLECVSRLSGGLELLGKGGVDVVLLDLSLPDSKGLDTFFTVFDKAPEVPVIVLTATDDEALAVKAVQAGAQDYLVKGQVDRNLLVRSIHYAIERHRIQEELRRQTAIKLQSSEARFLNILESNADGIVIVDKKEIVLYVNPAAEAMFGRKAEELLGESFGYPVVAGETTELEIVRGGGGAVAAEMRVVETEWEGEVVYLASLRDITERKRMEGAVREANIFLRSILDSSSFISIISTDLEHNILYWNKGAENIFGYKAEEVVGRHKIDILYPDDEEDTKEKIEGVRSFILNNKEGISCEIREMTKDGRKLWINLTSSPRFDENGQLRGILGIGEDISERKRAEGELRQSSEKLQRALDGIVRAIALTTEIRDPYTAGHQQRVANLARAIAEEMGLSKEQIRGIHTAAVIHDIGKIYIPAEILSKPGQLTEIEVSLFRAHPQIGYDILKTIEFPWPVAQIVLQHHERMDGSGYPKGLSGEDILLEARILGVADIIEAMASHRPYRPAFGIDKALEEISQNRGTPYDPEVVSACLRLFKEKGFTFE from the coding sequence GTGCAGGGCAATTCTGAAGAAGACAGAAACGTCAAAGTTTTGCTGATTGAGGACAACCCCGGATATGCTGAGCTGATGGGGGTAGTGCTGACCAAGGTAAGGGGTGATCAGTTCGATCTGGAATGTGTCAGTCGGCTCTCGGGGGGACTGGAGCTTCTTGGCAAGGGGGGCGTTGATGTGGTCCTTTTGGATCTTTCACTACCGGACAGCAAGGGCCTTGACACCTTCTTCACGGTGTTTGATAAAGCACCAGAGGTGCCCGTCATAGTGCTGACTGCAACCGATGATGAAGCGCTTGCAGTAAAGGCGGTTCAGGCTGGTGCTCAGGACTATCTGGTCAAGGGGCAGGTGGATCGCAACTTGTTAGTGCGTTCCATACATTATGCCATTGAGCGGCACCGGATTCAGGAGGAATTGAGGCGGCAGACAGCCATTAAGTTGCAGTCCAGCGAGGCCCGCTTCCTCAATATCTTGGAGAGTAATGCCGATGGTATCGTCATAGTGGACAAAAAGGAGATTGTGCTTTATGTAAATCCGGCTGCAGAGGCCATGTTTGGTCGCAAGGCGGAGGAGCTACTGGGTGAGTCGTTTGGTTATCCTGTGGTGGCAGGTGAGACGACGGAGTTAGAGATTGTTCGCGGGGGTGGAGGAGCAGTTGCGGCGGAGATGCGTGTGGTGGAAACAGAATGGGAGGGTGAGGTTGTCTATCTCGCATCGCTTCGAGATATTACCGAGCGCAAACGGATGGAGGGGGCGGTGAGGGAGGCAAACATATTTTTAAGGAGCATATTGGATAGTTCTTCTTTTATTTCCATCATCTCCACCGATTTGGAGCACAATATCCTCTACTGGAATAAGGGGGCTGAGAACATTTTTGGGTACAAGGCCGAAGAGGTAGTTGGCCGTCATAAGATAGATATATTATATCCTGATGATGAAGAGGACACGAAAGAGAAAATAGAGGGTGTCAGGTCCTTCATATTGAACAATAAAGAGGGGATTAGTTGTGAGATTAGAGAGATGACAAAAGATGGGCGCAAGTTGTGGATCAATTTGACTTCTTCTCCCAGGTTCGATGAGAATGGTCAGTTGAGGGGGATCTTGGGCATCGGGGAAGATATCTCTGAGCGCAAGCGGGCTGAGGGAGAGCTTAGGCAAAGTTCGGAGAAGTTGCAAAGGGCCTTGGACGGAATCGTTCGGGCTATTGCGTTGACAACCGAGATTAGAGATCCTTATACTGCTGGTCATCAACAGCGGGTCGCCAATCTGGCCCGCGCCATAGCCGAAGAAATGGGTCTTTCAAAAGAGCAGATCAGAGGAATCCACACGGCAGCAGTTATTCATGATATCGGCAAGATATATATACCTGCTGAGATCCTCAGCAAACCCGGCCAGTTAACCGAAATAGAAGTAAGTCTGTTTAGGGCTCACCCCCAGATCGGTTATGATATATTGAAGACGATAGAATTTCCATGGCCGGTTGCCCAAATTGTTCTTCAACACCACGAGAGGATGGATGGTTCTGGATATCCCAAGGGGCTTTCGGGTGAAGACATCCTCCTGGAAGCGAGAATATTAGGTGTAGCCGATATTATAGAGGCTATGGCCTCTCACCGACCTTACCGGCCGGCTTTCGGTATAGATAAGGCGTTAGAGGAGATCTCACAGAACAGAGGTACCCCCTATGATCCTGAGGTGGTAAGTGCCTGCTTGAGGCTTTTTAAGGAGAAAGGGTTTACCTTCGAGTAA
- a CDS encoding restriction endonuclease — translation MRLWLEKAGIVTSPDWQIDTNRLEEIIGVSGDTIDELSMLTIEQKAFLKTIANMGEAGPYWSNEVEKLASTTYGVKFDEKNLPKTVLYTLEKAGYISLERGTKKIGRGAKPFQVMLTDKMKSELIAPIIECLQNQAHPDLRPMLRKPLTEILKELLSADRHIKGLALEALAFYLMRLIDLKYVATRLRGQVTGGAEVDLIFEGARLIFSRWQIQCKNTKVVSLDDVAKEVGLTFQLKSNVVMVVSTGSIGGEARKYAQQVMSTTNLNVILLDSNDLQKIADNPTYIADALNREARRAMEIKKLDIF, via the coding sequence ATGCGTCTGTGGCTTGAAAAGGCGGGGATAGTCACCTCCCCTGATTGGCAAATAGATACTAACCGTCTCGAAGAAATTATCGGTGTATCCGGAGATACGATAGACGAACTCTCTATGCTCACTATTGAGCAAAAGGCCTTTCTGAAAACCATTGCAAATATGGGAGAAGCTGGACCTTACTGGTCAAACGAAGTAGAGAAACTGGCGAGTACAACATATGGGGTGAAATTCGATGAGAAGAATCTACCGAAAACCGTTCTTTATACTCTCGAAAAAGCAGGCTATATCTCTCTTGAAAGAGGAACTAAAAAGATTGGTCGAGGTGCCAAGCCTTTTCAAGTAATGCTTACTGATAAGATGAAATCCGAGCTAATTGCTCCCATTATTGAATGTCTCCAAAACCAAGCACATCCTGATCTTCGCCCTATGCTGAGGAAGCCTCTGACTGAAATATTGAAAGAGCTGTTGTCGGCTGATAGACATATCAAAGGATTGGCATTGGAAGCCCTTGCGTTTTACCTTATGAGATTGATTGATCTGAAATATGTGGCGACTCGTCTTCGTGGCCAAGTTACAGGTGGCGCAGAAGTTGATTTGATATTTGAAGGAGCACGCCTGATCTTTTCTCGATGGCAAATACAATGCAAGAATACTAAAGTTGTCTCTCTTGACGATGTCGCCAAAGAGGTTGGGCTCACATTTCAACTAAAGTCTAATGTCGTAATGGTTGTTTCAACTGGTAGCATTGGAGGTGAAGCAAGGAAATATGCCCAACAGGTAATGAGTACGACAAACTTAAATGTCATTCTTCTCGATTCAAATGATCTTCAAAAAATTGCAGATAACCCTACGTATATTGCTGATGCCTTAAACCGGGAAGCCAGACGTGCTATGGAAATAAAGAAGTTAGACATATTTTAG
- a CDS encoding anaerobic ribonucleoside-triphosphate reductase activating protein, whose translation MELTKNEIAHLPRGMPWEDIKVKGFLETSFVDWSGKVVSVLFLPGCNFRCPFCHNHSLVLNPEGYEDIPLGHILGRFADLEGWVDGVCITGGEPTIHPHLPSLIEEIKRLGLLVKLDTNGSRPHVLRSLVEEGLVDFVAMDVKAPLDEVSYTRAAGVPINLEKIKESISFLKKGKIGYQFRITVVPALHRGEDLLELARQLRGSSPLKLQNFNPQDPLDENLKGTSPYPEEWIREMEEKVNRELFSM comes from the coding sequence ATGGAGCTGACTAAGAACGAAATAGCGCATCTGCCTCGGGGGATGCCCTGGGAGGACATCAAGGTCAAGGGCTTCCTGGAGACCTCCTTTGTGGACTGGTCCGGGAAGGTGGTCTCCGTGCTCTTTTTGCCTGGGTGCAACTTCCGTTGCCCCTTCTGCCACAACCACTCGTTGGTGCTGAACCCGGAAGGTTATGAGGATATCCCCCTAGGGCATATCCTGGGCCGCTTTGCCGATTTGGAGGGGTGGGTAGATGGTGTGTGCATCACCGGAGGAGAACCCACTATCCACCCCCACCTCCCCTCCCTTATAGAGGAGATCAAGCGCTTAGGACTCCTCGTCAAGCTCGATACCAACGGGAGCCGACCCCATGTGCTACGCTCCCTCGTGGAAGAGGGGTTGGTAGATTTTGTAGCCATGGACGTCAAGGCCCCCCTAGATGAGGTAAGTTACACCAGGGCAGCGGGTGTACCCATAAACCTGGAAAAGATAAAAGAGAGCATCTCCTTCCTGAAGAAAGGTAAGATCGGATATCAGTTCAGGATCACCGTGGTCCCAGCCCTCCACAGGGGGGAGGATCTGCTTGAATTAGCCCGCCAACTCCGCGGGTCCTCCCCCCTGAAACTCCAAAACTTCAACCCCCAAGACCCCCTGGACGAAAACCTGAAGGGGACCTCTCCTTATCCTGAAGAGTGGATTAGGGAGATGGAGGAGAAGGTTAATAGGGAACTTTTTTCTATGTAA
- a CDS encoding septal ring lytic transglycosylase RlpA family protein, whose translation MDKATALEIICQIEEAAKRLTYKVGKYTFKVAMAPLSWPLTHEEIESIDGLTPKEAIRQARVNNSPYVANGKHYVPMSVKEAMKYREKGIASWYGDKTLGEEDGYMTANGEVFDPNGLSAAHKYLPLPTYVRVINLENHRSIIVRVNNRGPFVSERIIDLSAGAARKLGFYKKGTARVLVETVKVED comes from the coding sequence ATGGACAAGGCCACCGCCCTTGAGATTATCTGTCAAATTGAGGAAGCAGCCAAGAGATTGACTTATAAAGTGGGTAAATACACCTTTAAAGTCGCCATGGCGCCTCTTAGCTGGCCCCTTACCCATGAGGAAATCGAATCAATCGACGGCCTGACCCCCAAAGAAGCCATCCGCCAAGCTCGGGTCAATAACTCCCCTTATGTGGCCAATGGCAAGCATTATGTCCCCATGTCTGTGAAGGAGGCAATGAAATACCGGGAAAAAGGCATAGCCTCTTGGTATGGAGATAAAACCCTGGGGGAAGAAGACGGTTACATGACAGCAAACGGCGAAGTTTTTGATCCCAACGGGCTCAGCGCTGCTCACAAATATTTACCTTTGCCAACCTACGTGCGAGTAATAAACCTAGAAAACCACAGATCCATTATCGTTCGAGTCAATAACCGCGGGCCTTTTGTGAGTGAGCGCATCATCGACCTGAGTGCCGGTGCAGCCCGAAAGCTCGGCTTCTACAAGAAAGGAACGGCGCGAGTTCTTGTCGAGACCGTCAAAGTCGAAGACTAA
- a CDS encoding Hsp20/alpha crystallin family protein, whose protein sequence is MKMFKEAEDLFEEMRKLHLQAERHFSHLFAPSRVHSSSEGKWQPLADVYETDEAWVIKVELADVQKEDFSVTTNEGVLTIRGVRRDKFKGRWRTYHQAEINYNEFERSFLLPEGVDGENIRAIYKDGLLTITIKKLSSPALEEKKVTINIR, encoded by the coding sequence TTGAAGATGTTCAAAGAGGCAGAAGACCTTTTTGAGGAGATGAGAAAACTACACCTCCAGGCCGAGCGGCATTTTTCCCACCTCTTCGCCCCCAGTAGGGTCCATTCCTCGTCTGAGGGGAAGTGGCAACCCCTGGCCGATGTGTATGAGACAGATGAGGCCTGGGTGATCAAGGTGGAACTCGCAGACGTGCAAAAAGAGGACTTCTCCGTCACCACAAACGAGGGGGTCTTGACAATAAGAGGGGTAAGGAGAGACAAGTTCAAGGGAAGATGGCGCACCTATCATCAGGCAGAGATAAACTATAATGAATTTGAGCGCAGCTTCCTCCTCCCGGAAGGGGTCGATGGGGAGAATATTAGGGCCATTTACAAGGATGGGCTTCTGACCATCACCATCAAGAAGCTCTCCTCCCCTGCCCTGGAGGAAAAGAAGGTAACGATCAACATAAGGTAA
- the ndk gene encoding nucleoside-diphosphate kinase yields MNERTLSIIKPDGVRKGLIGEVIRRFEQEGLTIRAMKMVSLDKEEAKGFYAVHRGKPFFESLTAFMSSGPIVVLVLEGEGAIERNRQIMGATDPQQADEGTIRRMYADNIEQNIVHGSDATKTAAFEISYFFSSLEIVG; encoded by the coding sequence GTGAATGAGAGGACCCTTTCCATCATAAAACCCGATGGAGTGCGCAAGGGGCTCATCGGCGAGGTGATCCGGAGGTTTGAACAAGAGGGACTCACGATCAGGGCCATGAAGATGGTCAGCTTGGACAAAGAGGAGGCAAAGGGTTTCTATGCGGTCCACCGGGGCAAGCCCTTCTTCGAGAGCCTCACGGCATTCATGTCCTCCGGCCCCATCGTTGTGCTGGTCCTGGAGGGAGAGGGGGCCATCGAGCGGAACCGACAGATCATGGGGGCCACCGATCCCCAGCAGGCCGATGAAGGGACCATTCGTCGGATGTATGCTGATAACATCGAGCAGAACATCGTCCATGGCTCCGATGCAACGAAAACGGCGGCCTTCGAGATCTCCTACTTTTTCAGCTCCTTGGAGATCGTCGGATGA